In Immundisolibacter sp., the following proteins share a genomic window:
- a CDS encoding DUF4345 family protein, which produces MPLARFVLIFTGISFFGYAVACFLYPVEVAGRFTGYGLEAAAGLVEVRAMYGGLQAGFGVFCLLAGWRREWTVPGLTAIATVMGGLVLARSVAMGIHGPAGANPGAAIYEGITTLLAVVALIRLRGRV; this is translated from the coding sequence ATGCCACTGGCCAGATTCGTGCTGATCTTCACCGGCATTTCGTTTTTCGGATATGCCGTCGCCTGCTTTCTGTATCCGGTCGAGGTGGCTGGCCGCTTCACCGGCTACGGCCTCGAAGCCGCCGCCGGGCTGGTCGAGGTGCGCGCCATGTACGGTGGGCTGCAGGCCGGTTTCGGCGTCTTCTGCCTGCTGGCCGGCTGGCGGCGGGAATGGACGGTGCCGGGCCTGACGGCCATCGCCACCGTGATGGGCGGCCTGGTTCTGGCGCGCAGCGTCGCCATGGGCATCCACGGTCCAGCCGGTGCGAATCCGGGCGCCGCCATCTACGAGGGCATCACCACGCTGCTGGCGGTGGTCGCGCTGATCCGCCTGCGGGGGCGCGTGTGA
- a CDS encoding nuclear transport factor 2 family protein encodes MQEVLAADDARTAALIAADRPALDRTLARELRYVHSNGLTQDRAEYLDAAIGGAMQYRVIRPLQRQARPIADTVALLTGSNHVEVVLNGRPLQAEVLYTAVYVQEDGAWKMTAWQSTPAPN; translated from the coding sequence ATGCAAGAGGTTCTCGCCGCCGATGACGCACGCACCGCAGCTCTGATCGCCGCCGACCGGCCGGCCCTGGACCGCACCCTGGCCCGGGAACTGCGCTACGTGCACAGCAACGGCCTGACGCAGGACCGGGCCGAATATTTGGATGCCGCCATCGGCGGCGCCATGCAGTACCGCGTCATCCGGCCGCTGCAGCGGCAGGCGCGCCCGATTGCCGACACGGTGGCGCTGCTGACCGGCAGCAATCACGTTGAGGTCGTTCTGAACGGCAGGCCGCTGCAGGCCGAGGTGCTGTACACCGCGGTTTACGTGCAGGAAGACGGCGCCTGGAAGATGACCGCCTGGCAGTCCACACCCGCCCCGAACTAG
- a CDS encoding helicase HerA-like domain-containing protein produces MTTLSLGASAAGVPVDLRVGMANRHGLIAGATGTGKTVTLQTLAEGFSRAGVPVFLADVKGDLSGLAQPAQPGKRILARVAELGIRDYAPRANPVVFWDLYGKAGHPVRATVSDLGPLLLASLLELNDTQTGVLYAAFKVADDQGLLLLDLKDLRSLLAWVADNSAALRGQYGNLSGASVAAIQRQLLVLEADGAGQFFGEPALDLADLTRTDFSGQGVISVLDATALMPRPRLYATFLLWLLAELFERLPEVGDLDRPRLVFFFDEAHLLFDTAPKALLEKIEQVVRLIRSKGVGVYFVSQNPQDIPDPVLGQLGNRVQHALRAFTPRDRAAVRAAAQNFRANPGLDVESTLTELAIGEALVSVLDARGMPTPVERTLIRPPQSRLGPLTPAERAEHMARSPLAGRYDTAVDRESAHELLAARAAAADAGAPAPSTGSAPRPRRREPDTLLETTAKSALRAIGSQLGRQLVRGVLGSLLGGRR; encoded by the coding sequence GTGACGACCCTTTCCCTGGGCGCCAGCGCCGCCGGCGTCCCGGTTGACCTGCGGGTCGGCATGGCCAACCGGCATGGCCTGATCGCCGGCGCCACCGGCACCGGCAAGACCGTCACCCTGCAAACCCTGGCCGAGGGCTTCTCGCGGGCCGGGGTGCCGGTGTTCCTGGCCGACGTGAAGGGCGACCTGTCCGGCCTGGCGCAGCCGGCGCAGCCGGGCAAGCGCATCCTGGCCCGCGTGGCCGAGCTGGGCATCAGGGACTACGCGCCGCGCGCCAACCCGGTGGTGTTCTGGGATCTGTACGGCAAGGCGGGCCACCCGGTGCGGGCCACCGTCTCGGACCTCGGGCCGTTGCTGCTGGCGAGCCTGCTGGAACTGAACGACACGCAGACCGGCGTGCTGTACGCGGCGTTCAAGGTCGCGGACGACCAGGGTCTGTTGTTGCTGGACCTGAAGGATCTGCGCAGTTTGCTGGCCTGGGTGGCCGACAACTCGGCCGCCCTGCGCGGCCAGTACGGCAACCTCAGCGGCGCCAGCGTGGCGGCCATTCAGCGTCAGCTGCTGGTGCTGGAAGCGGACGGTGCCGGGCAGTTCTTCGGCGAGCCGGCGCTCGATCTGGCCGACCTGACGCGCACGGATTTCTCCGGCCAGGGCGTGATCAGCGTGCTCGACGCCACCGCGCTGATGCCCCGGCCGCGCCTGTACGCCACCTTCCTGCTGTGGCTGCTGGCCGAGCTGTTCGAGCGGCTGCCGGAAGTCGGCGACCTCGACCGGCCGCGGCTGGTGTTCTTCTTCGACGAGGCGCACCTGCTGTTCGACACCGCGCCCAAGGCCCTGCTGGAAAAGATCGAACAGGTGGTGCGGCTGATTCGCTCCAAGGGCGTCGGCGTCTACTTCGTCAGCCAGAACCCGCAGGACATTCCGGACCCGGTGCTGGGCCAGCTCGGCAACCGCGTGCAGCACGCGCTGCGCGCCTTCACGCCGCGGGACCGCGCCGCCGTGCGGGCCGCGGCACAGAACTTTCGCGCCAATCCGGGGCTGGACGTGGAAAGCACGCTGACCGAGCTGGCGATCGGCGAGGCGCTGGTGTCGGTGCTCGACGCGCGCGGCATGCCAACGCCGGTCGAGCGCACGCTGATCCGCCCGCCGCAGTCGCGCCTGGGCCCGCTCACGCCGGCCGAACGGGCCGAACACATGGCCCGCTCGCCGCTGGCCGGGCGTTACGACACGGCGGTCGACCGCGAATCGGCGCACGAGCTGCTGGCGGCGCGGGCGGCCGCGGCCGATGCCGGCGCGCCGGCGCCGTCCACCGGATCGGCGCCGAGGCCCCGCCGCCGCGAGCCGGACACGCTGCTGGAAACCACCGCCAAAAGCGCCCTGCGCGCCATCGGCAGCCAGCTTGGCCGGCAATTGGTGCGCGGCGTGCTGGGTTCGTTGCTGGGCGGTCGGCGCTAG
- a CDS encoding sulfotransferase family protein: protein MALQVIGAGMGRTGTLSLKAALEQLGFGPCYHMTRIFEHIEHGPMWQQFAAGARDDWDSLLGDFRAAVDWPASHFWRELAAFYPQAKVILTVRDAARWFNSIDSTLFRFMAAPGMPDDEAARRQIVMARDIVQQRIFADRIGDRAHVIEVFERHNRAVQDALPAERLLVYDVAQGWAPLCAFLGVPVPDAPFPRINAQQELLDTHAQRYQIT, encoded by the coding sequence ATGGCCTTGCAAGTAATCGGCGCCGGCATGGGCCGCACCGGCACGCTGTCGCTGAAGGCGGCCCTCGAACAGCTCGGCTTTGGGCCGTGCTACCACATGACGCGCATCTTCGAGCACATCGAGCACGGGCCGATGTGGCAGCAGTTCGCCGCCGGCGCGCGCGACGACTGGGACAGCCTGCTGGGTGATTTCCGGGCCGCGGTGGACTGGCCGGCCAGCCATTTCTGGCGCGAACTGGCGGCGTTCTACCCGCAGGCGAAGGTAATTCTCACCGTGCGCGACGCCGCGCGCTGGTTCAACAGCATCGACAGCACGCTGTTTCGCTTCATGGCAGCGCCGGGAATGCCGGACGACGAGGCGGCCCGGCGGCAGATCGTGATGGCGCGCGACATCGTGCAGCAACGCATCTTCGCGGACCGCATCGGCGACCGGGCGCATGTGATCGAGGTCTTCGAGCGCCACAACCGCGCCGTGCAGGACGCCCTGCCGGCCGAGCGCCTGCTGGTGTATGACGTGGCGCAGGGCTGGGCGCCGCTGTGCGCGTTCCTGGGCGTGCCGGTACCGGACGCGCCATTCCCGCGCATCAATGCCCAGCAGGAGCTGCTGGACACGCACGCGCAGCGGTACCAGATCACATAA
- a CDS encoding NUDIX domain-containing protein has product MTVAVQPAATVAPLRDGAHGLEVLLLQRSPALVFAPGAWVFPGGRVDAGDHHRGADLAPRLAAVREAAEEAGLLLNPDALVEVAHWTTPPGQPRRYATWFFVADANGCGGVRIDDVEAVDYRWLRPADALDAGWRGQLHLIRPTVATLQQLQEFADVATALAAFAGRAMPYHSPDR; this is encoded by the coding sequence ATGACGGTAGCGGTGCAACCGGCGGCCACCGTGGCACCGCTGCGCGACGGTGCGCACGGCCTTGAAGTGCTGCTGCTGCAGCGCAGCCCGGCGCTGGTGTTCGCGCCCGGCGCCTGGGTGTTCCCCGGCGGGCGGGTCGACGCGGGCGATCATCACCGTGGCGCCGACCTGGCGCCGCGGCTGGCGGCGGTGCGCGAGGCGGCCGAGGAAGCCGGCCTGCTGCTGAACCCCGACGCGCTGGTGGAAGTGGCCCACTGGACCACGCCGCCCGGGCAACCGCGCCGCTATGCGACCTGGTTCTTCGTCGCCGATGCCAACGGCTGCGGTGGCGTGCGCATCGACGATGTGGAGGCGGTGGACTACCGCTGGCTGCGTCCGGCCGACGCGCTCGATGCCGGCTGGCGTGGCCAGTTGCACCTGATCCGGCCGACAGTCGCCACGCTGCAGCAGTTGCAGGAGTTTGCCGACGTGGCGACGGCGCTGGCGGCCTTTGCCGGCCGGGCCATGCCCTACCATTCCCCGGACAGGTGA
- a CDS encoding YdcF family protein, with the protein MEFYAVKVLAALLKPPGLFALLLLAAAVAARRPRLVRAIGVVGAALLLVLSCGRVADALLDSLSRYAPLGVQQLRTAQAVVILGAGAQRGLADYDGATVSPLALERLRYGARLAREGKLPVLVTDGALAGRRPGAELMAETLLDWGVRARWVEGRALTTYDNARYARQMLAADGIDRIALVSHAWHLPRAAAVFRRVGFTVLPAPTLVPVERRFDALDWLPDATALARSTLALHEYLGGAWYRLRYGGDA; encoded by the coding sequence ATGGAGTTCTACGCCGTCAAGGTGCTGGCGGCGTTGCTGAAGCCGCCGGGGCTGTTCGCGCTGCTACTGCTGGCGGCGGCAGTGGCGGCGCGCCGGCCGCGCCTGGTGCGCGCCATCGGTGTTGTCGGCGCGGCCTTGCTGCTGGTGCTGTCGTGCGGCCGCGTCGCCGATGCGCTGCTCGATTCGCTGAGCCGCTATGCGCCGCTCGGCGTGCAGCAACTGCGCACGGCGCAGGCCGTGGTCATCCTGGGTGCGGGCGCGCAGCGGGGTCTGGCGGACTACGACGGGGCGACGGTATCGCCGCTGGCACTGGAGCGACTGCGCTACGGCGCCAGGCTCGCCAGGGAAGGCAAGCTGCCGGTCCTGGTCACCGATGGGGCGCTGGCCGGCCGCCGGCCGGGGGCCGAGCTCATGGCCGAAACCCTGCTCGACTGGGGCGTGCGGGCGCGCTGGGTGGAGGGCCGCGCGCTGACCACCTACGACAATGCCCGCTACGCACGCCAGATGCTGGCGGCTGACGGCATAGACCGCATTGCGCTGGTCAGCCACGCCTGGCACCTGCCGCGCGCGGCGGCGGTGTTCCGGCGCGTCGGTTTTACCGTGCTGCCGGCGCCGACGCTGGTGCCAGTCGAGCGCCGCTTCGATGCACTCGACTGGCTGCCCGATGCGACGGCGCTGGCGCGCTCGACGCTGGCGCTGCACGAGTATCTGGGCGGCGCCTGGTACCGCCTGCGTTACGGCGGCGACGCATGA
- the lipA gene encoding lipoyl synthase, whose amino-acid sequence MTSSHPARNAAVTISRKLGQRGLDKVSRIPVKVEPAAAPLRKPDWLRVRLPASPNFQRVKTLLRDNALHTVCEEASCPNIGECFSKGTATFMIMGHKCTRRCPFCDVAHGSPDPLDPSEPAHLADAVARLSLKYVVITSVDRDDLPDRGAGHFVDCIRAVRERSPATTIEVLVPDFRHRIDVALEILAAAPPDVFNHNIETVPRLYAAARPGADYRGSLDLLKRCKALLPQLPTKSGLMLGLGETDEEVLTVMADLRSHDVDMLTIGQYLAPSAHHLPVRRYVPPDTFAELAARGRRMGFANVASGPLVRSSYHADLQAAGHAVA is encoded by the coding sequence TTGACTTCTTCCCACCCAGCAAGGAACGCCGCCGTGACCATTTCCCGCAAGCTCGGCCAGCGTGGCCTGGACAAGGTCTCGCGCATCCCGGTCAAGGTGGAGCCGGCCGCCGCGCCGCTGCGCAAGCCGGACTGGCTGCGCGTGCGCCTGCCGGCCAGCCCCAACTTCCAGCGCGTCAAGACCCTGCTGCGCGACAACGCCCTGCACACAGTGTGCGAGGAAGCGTCGTGCCCGAACATCGGCGAGTGCTTCAGCAAGGGCACCGCAACGTTCATGATCATGGGCCACAAATGCACCCGCCGCTGCCCGTTCTGCGACGTGGCGCACGGCAGCCCGGACCCACTGGACCCGAGCGAACCGGCGCACCTGGCCGATGCGGTGGCCAGGCTGAGCCTGAAATACGTGGTCATCACCTCGGTGGACCGCGACGATTTGCCCGACCGCGGCGCCGGGCACTTCGTGGACTGCATCCGCGCCGTGCGCGAGCGCTCGCCTGCCACCACCATCGAGGTGCTGGTGCCGGACTTTCGCCACCGCATCGACGTGGCGCTGGAGATCCTGGCCGCCGCGCCGCCGGACGTGTTCAATCACAACATCGAGACCGTGCCGCGCCTGTACGCGGCGGCCCGGCCGGGCGCCGACTACCGGGGCTCGCTGGACCTGCTCAAGCGCTGCAAGGCGCTGCTGCCGCAGCTGCCGACCAAGTCCGGCCTGATGCTGGGCCTTGGCGAGACCGACGAGGAGGTGCTCACGGTAATGGCCGACCTGCGCTCCCACGACGTGGACATGCTGACCATCGGCCAGTACCTGGCGCCGTCCGCGCACCACCTGCCGGTGCGCCGCTACGTGCCGCCGGACACCTTTGCGGAACTGGCCGCCCGCGGCCGGCGGATGGGCTTTGCCAACGTCGCCAGCGGCCCGCTGGTGCGCTCGTCCTACCACGCCGACCTGCAGGCCGCCGGGCACGCCGTGGCCTGA
- a CDS encoding cation diffusion facilitator family transporter — protein MESDHHHHHGPLSDRRLASAIAINVLLTVVQVAAGVVSGSLGLIADALHNLSDAASMGIALLAQKIARRPADRLMTFGYQRAELVATLINVTALLLVGGYLLVEAIGRFVSPTPVQGWPVVIVAGVALAVDTATAWIIAGGARDSLNVRAAFLHNVSDALASLGVIVAGTLILLYDLVVADLLITVAISGYVIYQAAGLLPRTVRLLMGAMPDDLEYDAIVAALRATPGVRDIHHLHVWNLDEHRRALEAHLVPEADDLAAFERLKQRVREMLRERFNVEHATLEPCIADRTGAPIVRMQPPHRHDTQVKPRAGDAH, from the coding sequence ATGGAATCAGACCACCATCACCACCACGGCCCGCTGAGCGACCGGCGCCTGGCGTCGGCCATCGCCATCAACGTCTTGCTGACGGTGGTGCAGGTGGCGGCCGGCGTGGTGTCCGGCTCGCTGGGCTTGATTGCGGACGCACTGCACAACCTGTCCGATGCCGCGTCCATGGGCATTGCGCTGCTGGCACAGAAGATCGCCCGCCGCCCGGCCGACCGGCTGATGACCTTCGGCTACCAGCGCGCCGAGCTGGTGGCGACGCTGATCAACGTGACCGCGCTGTTGCTGGTGGGCGGTTATCTGCTGGTCGAGGCAATCGGCCGCTTTGTGTCGCCGACGCCGGTGCAGGGCTGGCCGGTGGTGATCGTGGCCGGCGTGGCGCTGGCGGTGGACACGGCGACGGCCTGGATCATCGCCGGCGGCGCCCGGGACAGCCTCAATGTGCGTGCGGCGTTCCTGCACAACGTGAGCGATGCGCTGGCGTCGCTGGGCGTGATCGTGGCCGGCACGCTGATCCTGCTGTACGACCTCGTGGTGGCGGATCTGCTGATCACGGTGGCGATTTCCGGCTACGTCATTTATCAGGCCGCGGGGCTGCTGCCGCGCACCGTTCGCCTGCTGATGGGCGCGATGCCGGACGACCTGGAGTACGACGCCATCGTGGCGGCGCTGCGCGCCACGCCGGGCGTGCGCGACATCCACCACCTGCACGTATGGAATCTGGACGAGCACCGCCGCGCGCTGGAGGCGCACCTGGTGCCGGAGGCGGACGACCTGGCCGCCTTCGAGCGTCTCAAGCAGCGGGTGCGCGAGATGCTGCGCGAGCGTTTCAACGTGGAGCACGCCACGCTCGAGCCGTGCATCGCCGACCGCACGGGCGCGCCCATCGTGCGCATGCAGCCGCCGCATCGTCACGACACGCAGGTCAAGCCCAGGGCCGGCGACGCACACTGA
- a CDS encoding NnrU family protein: MESLIAATALFLGMHWIVSGSPLRAVIVARTGEGPFKAGFALIIAISIAWMGWAYAHAPYLETWGTASAFKPLSWVLMALAFVLLAASVTAKNPTTLGAVPPDQVQARGIVRITRHAGLFGLGLWGLAHFLVNGDWASHLLFGSFAFEGLIAPLNLDRKYRQRFGAAWESFARQTSYLPFVAILQGRNRLVPGEINWIAVAVGLGLFGLTLVYHQAWFGVSAL; this comes from the coding sequence ATGGAATCACTCATCGCCGCCACGGCGCTGTTCCTGGGCATGCACTGGATCGTCTCGGGCAGCCCGCTGCGGGCTGTCATCGTCGCCCGCACCGGCGAGGGGCCGTTCAAGGCCGGCTTCGCGCTGATCATCGCCATCAGCATCGCCTGGATGGGCTGGGCCTACGCGCACGCGCCGTATCTGGAAACCTGGGGCACGGCGTCCGCCTTCAAGCCGCTGAGCTGGGTGTTGATGGCGCTGGCCTTCGTCCTGCTCGCGGCCAGCGTGACGGCTAAAAACCCCACCACGCTGGGCGCCGTGCCGCCGGATCAGGTGCAGGCGCGCGGCATCGTGCGCATCACCCGCCACGCCGGCCTGTTCGGGCTTGGCCTGTGGGGCCTGGCGCACTTTCTGGTCAACGGCGACTGGGCCTCGCACCTGCTGTTCGGCAGCTTCGCGTTCGAGGGCCTGATCGCGCCGCTGAACCTGGACCGCAAGTACCGCCAGCGCTTCGGCGCGGCCTGGGAAAGCTTCGCCCGGCAGACCTCCTACCTGCCGTTCGTCGCCATCCTGCAGGGGCGAAACCGGCTGGTGCCCGGCGAGATCAACTGGATCGCCGTGGCGGTGGGCCTTGGCCTGTTCGGGCTGACGCTGGTCTACCACCAGGCGTGGTTCGGGGTGTCGGCGCTGTGA
- a CDS encoding carboxymuconolactone decarboxylase family protein: MSDNADYVNEVRYQMGQAKIAEFSKGPSVTDSVMNTLNKVAPHMARQAMEFVLGDVLSRPGLDPRTRELLNVAVLTAIGAELELKLHANVALNIGCTREQIVEAVSQQAVYVGFPTAINGIKVLEQVFDARDAQGVSN, encoded by the coding sequence ATGTCCGACAACGCCGATTACGTCAACGAAGTCCGCTACCAGATGGGCCAGGCCAAGATCGCCGAGTTTTCCAAGGGCCCGAGCGTGACCGATTCGGTCATGAACACCCTGAACAAGGTGGCGCCGCACATGGCGCGCCAGGCCATGGAGTTCGTGCTCGGTGACGTGCTGTCCCGCCCGGGGCTGGACCCCAGGACGCGCGAGCTGCTGAACGTGGCGGTGCTGACCGCCATCGGCGCCGAGCTGGAGCTGAAGCTGCACGCCAACGTGGCGCTGAACATCGGCTGCACGCGCGAGCAGATCGTCGAAGCCGTTTCGCAACAGGCGGTTTATGTCGGCTTTCCGACCGCCATCAACGGCATCAAGGTGCTGGAGCAGGTATTCGACGCCCGCGATGCGCAGGGCGTGAGCAACTGA
- a CDS encoding outer membrane beta-barrel protein, which translates to MKRATFLSTILATGTLGVATLATAPALAASEGEGWTGPKAYVGAGGSFAKIDDAKVRDNDVNTGDLSDFDDDHVTWQAFAGVMVTPWLGVEAGYLDLPKYEDNGFEIDGHGYTATALLAAPLGDRFEVYAKGGRVWWDAKADGPVGFDADVDGNDWVYGAGLNVGLVPHLSLRLEYTRYQLDGDRAEADLDLATAGLQYQF; encoded by the coding sequence ATGAAACGCGCAACATTCTTGTCAACCATCCTCGCCACCGGCACCCTGGGCGTGGCTACCCTGGCGACAGCACCCGCCCTGGCTGCAAGCGAAGGCGAGGGCTGGACGGGGCCCAAGGCCTACGTCGGTGCCGGCGGCAGCTTCGCCAAGATCGACGATGCCAAGGTGCGCGACAACGACGTCAACACCGGCGACCTGAGCGACTTCGATGACGACCACGTCACCTGGCAAGCCTTCGCCGGCGTGATGGTCACGCCCTGGCTGGGCGTGGAAGCCGGCTACCTGGACCTGCCCAAGTACGAGGACAACGGCTTCGAGATCGACGGCCACGGGTACACCGCCACGGCCTTGCTGGCGGCGCCGCTGGGAGACCGCTTCGAGGTCTACGCCAAGGGCGGCCGGGTGTGGTGGGATGCGAAGGCGGATGGTCCAGTCGGCTTCGACGCCGACGTCGACGGTAATGACTGGGTGTACGGCGCGGGCCTGAACGTCGGCCTGGTGCCGCACCTCAGTCTGCGTCTGGAGTACACCCGCTACCAGCTGGATGGTGACCGTGCCGAGGCCGACCTCGACCTGGCCACAGCAGGCCTGCAGTATCAGTTCTGA
- a CDS encoding ATP-binding protein: MSQEGQLLDQKSLRSVTGKSADWNELVKDCIAFANATGGRLLLGIEDGQNKPPAGQRIPADLPDTIRRKIAERCVNVAVLPDVVTATNGGQYINLAIPRAIAVASTTDGRYFLRLADQSKPVTGDDVLRLAAERGALPWETQTTLQVPRSATDPDKLGKLVNALRASDRVKPSVKEKSNDELLDHYQLAQGGYLTHLGILCLGQQHQRAQLTTAPVIQFIKYDERGQKVNKLVWDDHTLNPMELIEVVWLEVPDFRERYELPDGLYRQNVPAFDEVVVRELLVNALVHRPYTQRGDIFLNLHPDRLEVVNPGPLPLGVTPQNVLHTTVRRNEHLARLFHDLKLMEREGSGFDKIFEVLLSQGRPAPELIETHDRVQVTVRRRILKPEVIDFIAKADQTYQLTQRERIALGLLAQHDAMTARELAAVLELPTVEALQPWIKRLLEWELIRSAGRTQATRYFVDPGLLRNLDFAGETTLKRIEPHRLAALILEDLKRYPESAIGDIRQRIGSEIHPRQVKRALDGLVDKGDVRFTGDKRWRRYWAVS; the protein is encoded by the coding sequence TTGAGCCAGGAAGGCCAACTCCTCGACCAAAAATCCTTGCGGTCCGTGACCGGCAAGAGCGCCGACTGGAACGAGCTGGTCAAGGATTGCATCGCCTTCGCCAACGCGACGGGCGGTCGTTTGCTGCTCGGCATTGAGGACGGCCAGAACAAGCCACCCGCAGGCCAACGGATTCCTGCCGATCTTCCGGACACCATCAGGCGCAAGATTGCCGAGCGCTGCGTCAACGTGGCCGTGCTTCCGGATGTCGTTACCGCAACCAATGGCGGTCAGTACATCAACCTCGCCATTCCCCGGGCCATCGCGGTGGCATCGACCACCGATGGCCGCTACTTCCTGCGCCTGGCCGACCAGAGCAAACCTGTCACGGGTGACGACGTGCTCCGATTGGCGGCGGAGCGGGGGGCTCTACCGTGGGAAACACAGACCACGCTGCAGGTGCCCAGATCAGCTACCGATCCGGACAAGCTCGGCAAGCTGGTGAATGCGCTGAGGGCATCCGACCGCGTCAAGCCGTCCGTCAAGGAAAAGTCCAATGACGAACTGCTCGATCATTACCAGCTCGCGCAAGGTGGCTACCTGACCCACCTGGGCATCCTTTGTCTGGGACAGCAGCATCAACGTGCGCAGCTGACCACCGCCCCAGTGATCCAGTTCATCAAGTACGACGAGCGCGGCCAGAAGGTCAACAAGCTGGTGTGGGACGACCACACGTTGAATCCGATGGAGCTGATTGAGGTCGTCTGGCTGGAAGTGCCTGATTTTCGCGAGCGCTACGAATTGCCCGATGGCCTGTACCGCCAGAACGTGCCCGCCTTCGACGAGGTGGTGGTACGCGAGCTTCTGGTCAACGCGCTGGTGCATCGTCCCTACACCCAGCGCGGCGACATCTTCCTGAATCTGCACCCGGATCGACTGGAAGTGGTCAACCCGGGTCCGCTGCCGCTGGGCGTCACGCCGCAAAACGTGCTGCACACCACCGTGCGCCGCAACGAACATCTGGCCCGTCTGTTCCACGATCTGAAGCTGATGGAGCGCGAAGGCAGTGGCTTCGACAAGATCTTTGAGGTGCTGCTGTCGCAGGGCCGCCCGGCGCCGGAGCTGATCGAAACTCACGACCGCGTGCAGGTCACGGTACGCCGCCGCATTCTCAAGCCCGAGGTCATCGACTTCATCGCCAAGGCGGACCAGACCTACCAGCTCACCCAGCGCGAACGCATTGCCTTGGGCTTGCTGGCGCAGCACGATGCCATGACCGCCCGGGAGTTGGCCGCTGTGTTGGAGCTGCCTACGGTCGAGGCACTGCAACCGTGGATCAAGCGACTGCTGGAATGGGAGCTGATACGCAGCGCGGGCCGCACGCAGGCCACACGCTATTTCGTCGATCCGGGGCTACTGCGCAATCTCGATTTCGCCGGGGAAACGACCCTGAAGCGGATCGAACCGCACCGGCTCGCGGCCTTGATTCTGGAAGACCTGAAGCGCTACCCAGAATCGGCCATCGGCGATATCCGTCAGCGCATCGGCAGCGAAATCCACCCCAGGCAGGTCAAACGTGCGCTGGACGGCCTGGTCGACAAGGGCGACGTGCGCTTTACGGGTGACAAGCGCTGGCGACGCTACTGGGCGGTGTCATGA